In Pseudomonas fluorescens, the following are encoded in one genomic region:
- the kdsB gene encoding 3-deoxy-manno-octulosonate cytidylyltransferase, which yields MNTAFTVVIPSRFASTRLPGKPLLLIAGKPMIQHVWEQASKSGAERVVVATDDARIIEACKGFGAEVVLTREDHNSGTDRLAEVAMKLGLAPDAIVVNVQGDEPLIPPSVIDQVAANLAAHTEARMATLAEPIEDVDSLFNPNVVKVVSDLNGLALTFSRSTLPWARDAFAVNPEQLPEGVPYRRHIGIYAYRAGFLQDFVSWGPCWLENTECLEQLRALWHGVRIHVADALIAPPAGVDTVEDLERVRRLLEA from the coding sequence ATGAATACAGCCTTTACCGTCGTCATTCCGTCGCGTTTCGCCTCTACCCGCCTGCCAGGCAAGCCACTGCTGCTGATCGCCGGCAAGCCGATGATCCAGCACGTCTGGGAACAGGCGAGCAAAAGCGGTGCCGAGCGTGTGGTAGTCGCCACCGACGATGCGCGCATTATCGAGGCCTGCAAGGGCTTCGGCGCCGAAGTGGTACTGACCCGTGAAGACCACAACTCCGGCACTGATCGCCTGGCCGAAGTTGCGATGAAACTGGGCCTGGCACCCGACGCCATCGTGGTCAACGTCCAGGGCGACGAACCGCTGATCCCGCCGAGCGTGATCGACCAGGTGGCCGCCAACCTGGCTGCTCATACCGAAGCGCGCATGGCCACCCTGGCCGAGCCGATCGAAGACGTGGACAGCCTGTTCAACCCCAACGTGGTCAAGGTCGTCAGCGACCTCAATGGCCTGGCGCTGACGTTCAGTCGTTCCACCTTGCCCTGGGCGCGGGATGCGTTCGCCGTGAACCCTGAGCAGTTGCCGGAAGGTGTGCCGTATCGCCGCCATATCGGCATCTATGCCTACCGCGCCGGTTTCCTGCAGGATTTCGTCAGCTGGGGTCCATGCTGGCTGGAAAACACCGAGTGCCTGGAACAGCTGCGTGCCCTGTGGCACGGCGTGCGGATCCATGTGGCCGACGCACTGATCGCGCCGCCAGCCGGTGTCGATACCGTTGAAGACCTAGAGCGCGTTCGTCGCCTGCTGGAGGCGTGA
- a CDS encoding Trm112 family protein → MDTKLLDILACPVCKGPLKLSADKTELISKGAGLAYPIRDGIPVMLESEARTLTTDERLDK, encoded by the coding sequence ATGGACACCAAATTGCTCGATATCCTCGCTTGCCCAGTCTGCAAAGGCCCGCTCAAGCTCAGCGCCGACAAGACCGAGCTGATCAGCAAGGGCGCAGGCCTGGCCTACCCGATTCGCGACGGTATCCCGGTGATGCTCGAATCCGAAGCGCGCACCCTGACCACCGACGAGCGCCTGGACAAATGA
- the lpxK gene encoding tetraacyldisaccharide 4'-kinase: MSMSNRLLAAWYDGHPALKLLQPLEWLYRRVVMNKRKRFLAGEGEIYQPPVPLIVVGNITVGGTGKTPLILWMIEHCQRSGLRVGVVSRGYGAKPPQLPWRVEAEQSADVAGDEPLLIVQRTGVPLMIDPNRGNAVKALLASEPLDLILSDDGMQHYRLARDLELVLIDAARGLGNRRCLPAGPLREPVERLQSVDAVLYNGAVADRDDGFAFQLQPTALVNLRSGERRPLDHFPSGQALHAVAGIGNPQRFFKTLETLHWQPVSHAFADHAEYSVEALNFSPSLPLVMTEKDAVKCRAFATADWWYLAVDAVPSLAFVAWFDTQLMRLLPARLLP; this comes from the coding sequence ATGAGCATGTCCAATCGATTGCTCGCCGCGTGGTATGACGGTCATCCGGCCCTGAAGCTGTTGCAGCCACTGGAGTGGTTGTACCGGCGCGTGGTCATGAACAAGCGCAAGCGCTTTCTGGCGGGTGAGGGCGAGATCTATCAGCCGCCGGTGCCGCTGATCGTGGTTGGCAATATCACCGTGGGTGGCACCGGCAAGACGCCGCTGATTCTATGGATGATCGAGCACTGCCAGCGCAGCGGCCTGCGGGTCGGCGTGGTCAGCCGCGGCTACGGCGCCAAACCGCCGCAGTTGCCGTGGCGGGTCGAGGCCGAGCAAAGCGCTGACGTCGCCGGTGACGAGCCGTTGCTGATCGTCCAGCGCACGGGCGTGCCGCTGATGATCGACCCTAATCGCGGTAACGCCGTCAAAGCCTTGCTGGCCAGCGAGCCGCTGGACTTGATCCTGTCCGACGACGGCATGCAGCACTACCGCCTGGCGCGTGACCTCGAGCTGGTGCTGATCGACGCCGCCCGCGGCCTGGGCAACCGTCGATGCCTGCCTGCCGGGCCATTGCGCGAACCGGTCGAGCGCCTGCAAAGCGTCGACGCGGTGCTCTACAACGGTGCCGTGGCTGACCGCGATGATGGATTCGCCTTTCAATTGCAACCCACCGCGCTGGTCAACCTGCGCAGCGGCGAACGGCGCCCCCTCGACCACTTCCCCAGCGGCCAGGCCCTGCACGCGGTGGCCGGCATCGGTAATCCGCAACGTTTCTTCAAGACCCTCGAAACGCTACACTGGCAGCCGGTTTCACATGCGTTTGCCGACCACGCCGAATACAGCGTGGAGGCTTTGAATTTCTCACCGTCATTGCCATTGGTGATGACGGAAAAGGACGCGGTGAAATGCCGTGCCTTTGCCACCGCCGATTGGTGGTACCTGGCGGTCGATGCTGTGCCGTCACTGGCCTTCGTGGCCTGGTTCGACACACAGTTGATGCGCCTGCTGCCGGCTCGTTTGTTGCCTTAA
- a CDS encoding biopolymer transporter ExbD, with protein MKFRRKPRETVDINLASLIDVVFILLLFFVVTTTFTRETQLRVDLPEAVSGTPADDQSKPLDIAISADGVFSVNNQILPKSDLASLMDALQKAANGDTNRPLSISADGKTQHQSVVTAMDAAGKLGFSHLRMTTIEAAPPAP; from the coding sequence GTGAAATTCCGCCGCAAACCACGGGAAACGGTGGACATCAACCTCGCGTCGCTGATCGACGTAGTGTTCATCCTGCTGCTGTTTTTTGTCGTGACCACCACCTTCACCCGTGAAACCCAGTTGCGCGTCGATCTGCCGGAAGCCGTCAGCGGCACGCCGGCCGACGATCAGAGCAAGCCTTTGGACATCGCCATCAGTGCCGACGGCGTGTTCTCGGTGAACAACCAGATCCTGCCGAAAAGTGACCTGGCTTCGCTGATGGACGCGCTGCAAAAAGCAGCCAACGGCGACACCAACCGACCGCTGTCCATCAGCGCCGACGGCAAGACTCAACATCAGTCCGTGGTGACCGCGATGGATGCGGCCGGCAAGCTTGGTTTCAGCCATTTGCGCATGACCACTATCGAGGCGGCGCCCCCCGCGCCCTGA
- a CDS encoding MotA/TolQ/ExbB proton channel family protein, with protein sequence MWELVKSGGWMMLPIILSSIAAMAIVAERLWTLRASRVTPEHLLGQVWVWIKDKQLNKEKLKELRANSPLGEILAAGLANSRHGREIMKECIEEAAQRVIHELERYVAALGTIAAMAPLLGLLGTVLGMIDIFSAFTGNGMTTNASVLAGGISKALITTAAGLMVGIPAVFFHRFLQRRIDELVVGMEQEAIKLVEVVQGDRDVDLTGSKA encoded by the coding sequence GTGTGGGAATTGGTCAAATCCGGCGGCTGGATGATGTTGCCGATCATTCTGAGTTCCATCGCGGCCATGGCGATCGTCGCCGAACGCCTCTGGACCCTGCGAGCCAGCCGCGTGACCCCGGAGCACTTGCTCGGGCAGGTCTGGGTCTGGATCAAGGACAAACAGCTCAATAAGGAAAAACTCAAGGAACTGCGCGCCAATTCGCCTTTGGGCGAGATCCTGGCGGCCGGCCTGGCCAACTCCAGGCATGGTCGCGAGATCATGAAGGAGTGCATCGAAGAGGCTGCACAACGAGTCATCCATGAGCTCGAACGCTACGTCGCCGCCCTGGGCACCATCGCCGCCATGGCGCCGTTGCTGGGCCTGTTGGGTACGGTGCTGGGCATGATCGATATTTTCAGCGCGTTCACAGGCAATGGCATGACCACCAACGCCTCGGTACTGGCCGGTGGTATTTCCAAGGCCCTGATCACCACGGCAGCGGGCCTGATGGTGGGTATCCCCGCGGTGTTCTTCCACCGTTTCCTGCAACGCCGGATCGATGAGCTGGTGGTGGGCATGGAGCAGGAAGCGATCAAGCTGGTCGAAGTGGTGCAGGGCGATCGCGATGTGGACCTGACCGGGAGCAAAGCGTGA
- a CDS encoding DNA internalization-related competence protein ComEC/Rec2 produces the protein MRTGMMALALGLLTLRFLPALPPVWLWLAMPVAGLMLLPFRTYPVAFYLFGLSWACANAQWALDDRLPPTLDGETRWVEGRVTGLPRHDDGVVRFELTDIQSRRTRLPRQMRLAWYGGPPVNSGERWRLAVKLKRPVGLLNPQAFDYQAWLLAQHIGATGTVKQGERLAPAQWAWRDAIRQRLLAVDAQGRSGALTALVLGDGAGLSREDWQVLQDTGTVHLLVISGQHIGLLAGVVYLLIAGLARLGLWPSRLPWLPWACGLAFAAALGYGMLAGFEVPVRRACLMIAMVLLWRLRFRHLGAWWPLLLALSGILLLEPLASLQPGFWLSFAAVAVLILTFGGRLGPWRWWQTWTRAQWLIAIGLCPLLLVLGLPISLSGPLANLFAVPWISLVVLPPALLGTLLLPVPYVGEKLLWLAGGLIDGWFRGLGLVSGQVPAWVPAAVPLWAWVIGAIGAFLLLLPRGLPMRPLGWPMLLMLVFAPRPMLQEGMAEVWQLDVGQGLAILVRTRHHTLLYDAGPRFGELDQGERVVLPALRKLGVKGLDLMLISHVHADHAGGAPAIARGLPVKQVVSGEPSDLPAQLQAESCESGRQWTWDEVDFQLWHWPLAGDSNQNSCVLLIEANGERMLLSGDIDAAAERALLDSPLALPTDWLQAPHHGSRSSSSNALLDVLQPKGALISRGQGNSFGHPHATVIARYQKRGMAIYDSVEQGAIRLQLGRFEPPWSMRQERRFWRDPPPFNP, from the coding sequence ATGCGCACAGGGATGATGGCGCTGGCGTTGGGTCTGTTGACCTTGCGTTTTTTACCGGCATTACCGCCGGTCTGGTTGTGGCTGGCGATGCCGGTGGCGGGTTTGATGTTGCTGCCGTTCAGGACCTATCCGGTGGCGTTTTACCTGTTCGGTTTGAGTTGGGCCTGCGCGAATGCGCAGTGGGCGCTGGATGACCGATTGCCGCCGACGCTGGACGGAGAAACCCGTTGGGTCGAAGGGCGGGTCACAGGCTTGCCTCGGCATGACGACGGTGTCGTGCGTTTCGAATTGACCGACATCCAGTCCCGACGTACCCGGCTGCCGCGGCAAATGCGTCTGGCCTGGTATGGCGGGCCGCCGGTGAACAGTGGCGAACGCTGGCGCCTGGCAGTCAAGTTGAAGCGCCCGGTCGGGCTCCTCAATCCGCAGGCCTTCGACTACCAGGCCTGGTTGCTGGCACAACACATCGGGGCGACCGGGACGGTCAAGCAGGGCGAACGCCTTGCGCCAGCCCAATGGGCCTGGCGTGATGCAATCCGTCAGCGTTTGCTGGCGGTGGATGCCCAAGGGCGAAGCGGCGCGTTGACGGCGTTGGTGCTCGGGGACGGCGCCGGGCTGAGTCGCGAAGACTGGCAGGTATTGCAGGACACCGGCACGGTGCATCTGTTGGTGATTTCCGGGCAGCACATCGGATTGCTGGCGGGCGTCGTGTATCTGCTGATCGCTGGCCTGGCCCGCTTGGGGCTATGGCCGAGTCGTCTGCCATGGTTGCCCTGGGCGTGTGGCCTGGCATTCGCCGCTGCGCTCGGTTACGGGATGCTGGCCGGTTTCGAGGTGCCGGTACGACGGGCCTGCCTGATGATTGCAATGGTGTTGTTGTGGCGTCTACGGTTCCGTCATCTCGGTGCATGGTGGCCACTGTTGTTGGCACTCAGCGGCATTTTGCTGCTGGAGCCGCTGGCGAGTCTTCAACCTGGGTTCTGGCTGTCTTTCGCGGCCGTGGCAGTCTTGATATTGACCTTCGGCGGACGTTTGGGGCCTTGGCGTTGGTGGCAGACCTGGACCCGTGCCCAGTGGCTGATTGCAATCGGGCTGTGCCCATTGTTACTGGTTCTGGGGTTACCGATCAGTCTCAGCGGGCCGCTGGCCAATTTGTTCGCGGTGCCCTGGATCAGTCTGGTGGTACTGCCACCGGCCTTGCTCGGGACGCTGTTGCTGCCGGTGCCTTACGTGGGTGAGAAATTGCTGTGGCTGGCGGGCGGCCTGATCGACGGGTGGTTCAGGGGATTGGGGCTCGTCTCCGGTCAGGTTCCCGCGTGGGTGCCCGCGGCAGTCCCGCTATGGGCCTGGGTAATCGGTGCCATTGGCGCCTTCTTGCTATTGCTGCCGCGAGGCTTACCAATGCGCCCGTTAGGGTGGCCCATGCTGTTGATGCTGGTTTTTGCGCCCAGGCCGATGTTGCAGGAGGGCATGGCCGAAGTCTGGCAACTGGATGTCGGACAGGGCCTGGCGATCCTGGTGCGCACTCGGCATCACACGTTGCTTTATGACGCCGGACCGCGTTTCGGTGAACTCGACCAAGGGGAACGGGTGGTGCTGCCAGCATTGCGCAAACTTGGGGTGAAGGGGCTCGACCTGATGCTGATCAGCCACGTCCATGCCGATCATGCCGGCGGTGCCCCGGCGATTGCCAGGGGCTTGCCGGTGAAACAGGTAGTCAGTGGTGAACCGTCAGACTTGCCTGCGCAATTGCAGGCCGAGAGCTGTGAGAGCGGCCGGCAATGGACCTGGGATGAAGTTGATTTCCAGCTTTGGCACTGGCCGTTGGCCGGCGACAGCAACCAGAACTCCTGTGTCTTGCTGATCGAGGCCAATGGCGAACGGATGCTGTTGAGTGGCGACATCGATGCCGCCGCCGAGAGAGCCCTGCTGGACAGTCCGTTGGCCCTGCCCACCGATTGGCTGCAGGCGCCACACCACGGCAGTCGCAGTTCGTCATCCAATGCCCTATTGGATGTCCTGCAACCTAAAGGTGCGCTGATCTCCCGCGGGCAGGGCAATTCGTTTGGCCATCCGCATGCGACGGTCATCGCGCGGTATCAAAAACGTGGGATGGCGATCTACGACAGCGTCGAACAGGGTGCCATTCGTCTGCAACTGGGACGCTTCGAGCCGCCGTGGTCAATGCGCCAGGAACGGCGTTTCTGGCGCGATCCGCCGCCCTTCAACCCATAA
- a CDS encoding DUF2062 domain-containing protein: MPRRLFKRYMPDPMSIREHKSLRFLGTLLHDPNLWHLNRHSVARAMAVGLFAAFLPIPLQMLLAAILAIIVRGNMPIAVSLVWLTNPITMPAVFFCTYQAGAWLMDVPTRQLPDSLTWEWIRGEISTLWQPFLLGSVVTGLALGALAYFLVMMYWRWWVARQWKRRRQSRM; encoded by the coding sequence ATGCCCCGGCGCTTATTCAAACGTTACATGCCAGACCCGATGAGCATCAGGGAACACAAATCCTTACGCTTTCTCGGCACGCTGTTGCATGACCCGAACCTGTGGCACCTCAACCGCCACTCCGTTGCCCGCGCCATGGCGGTGGGGCTGTTCGCCGCGTTTCTGCCGATCCCGTTGCAGATGCTGCTGGCAGCCATCCTCGCCATCATCGTGCGCGGCAACATGCCGATTGCCGTGAGCCTGGTCTGGCTGACCAACCCGATCACCATGCCTGCGGTGTTCTTCTGCACCTACCAGGCTGGCGCCTGGCTGATGGACGTTCCCACCCGGCAGTTGCCGGACTCACTGACCTGGGAATGGATCAGGGGCGAAATCTCGACACTGTGGCAACCGTTTCTGTTGGGCTCGGTTGTAACCGGGCTGGCACTCGGTGCACTGGCCTACTTCCTGGTGATGATGTATTGGCGCTGGTGGGTGGCGCGGCAATGGAAGCGGCGCAGGCAAAGTCGAATGTGA
- a CDS encoding ABC transporter permease yields the protein MSSELRPNLVALNTIVYREVRRFTRIWPQTLLPPAITMVLYFVIFGNLIGRQIGDMGGFTYMEYIVPGLIMMSVITNSYGNVVSSFFGSKFQRSIEELMVSPLSPHTILIGYTLGGVLRGLMVGIIVTLLSLFFTHLQVHHLGVTILVVVLTATIFSLLGFINAVFARNFDDISIIPTFVLTPLTYLGGVFYSITLLPPFWQTVSLANPVLHMVNAFRYGILGVSDIRISVAIAFMLVATAVLYLGSARLLVSGRGMRT from the coding sequence ATGAGTTCCGAGCTGCGCCCCAACCTCGTTGCCCTCAACACCATCGTTTACCGTGAAGTCCGGCGTTTCACCCGGATCTGGCCGCAGACCTTGCTGCCACCGGCCATCACCATGGTCCTGTACTTCGTGATCTTCGGTAATCTGATCGGTCGGCAAATCGGCGACATGGGTGGCTTCACTTACATGGAGTACATCGTGCCGGGGCTGATCATGATGTCGGTGATCACCAACTCCTACGGCAACGTGGTGTCGAGTTTCTTCGGCAGCAAGTTCCAGCGTTCCATTGAAGAACTGATGGTCTCGCCGCTGTCGCCGCACACTATTCTGATCGGCTACACCCTGGGCGGTGTGCTACGCGGGTTGATGGTGGGGATCATCGTGACTCTGCTGTCGCTGTTCTTCACCCATTTGCAGGTGCATCATCTGGGCGTGACTATTCTGGTGGTGGTGCTGACCGCGACGATCTTCTCGCTGCTGGGCTTCATCAACGCCGTGTTTGCGCGCAACTTCGATGACATTTCGATCATTCCGACTTTCGTGCTGACGCCACTGACTTACCTGGGCGGGGTCTTCTACTCGATCACCTTGCTGCCGCCGTTCTGGCAGACCGTGTCCCTTGCCAACCCGGTGCTGCACATGGTCAACGCGTTCCGTTACGGCATCCTTGGCGTTTCGGATATCCGCATCAGCGTGGCCATCGCCTTCATGCTGGTCGCGACCGCGGTGCTGTATCTCGGTAGTGCACGGTTGCTGGTCAGCGGGCGCGGGATGCGTACTTAA
- a CDS encoding ABC transporter ATP-binding protein: MSSALSIRQLTKTYGNGFQALSGIDLDVAEGDFFALLGPNGAGKSTTIGILSTLVNKTSGTVNIFGHDLDRNPAQLKRSIGVVPQEFNFNQFEKTFDIVVTQAGYYGIPAKIAKERAEQYLTQLGLWDKKDVPSRSLSGGMKRRLMIARALVHEPRLLILDEPTAGVDIELRRSMWSFLTELNQKGITIILTTHYLEEAEQLCRNIGIIDHGTIVENTSMKQLLSQLHVETFLLDMKNTLQVAPQLLGYPSRLIDSHTLEVQVDKSMGITALFTQLAQQNIEVLSLRNKTNRLEELFVSLVEKNLSKVAV; the protein is encoded by the coding sequence ATGAGTTCCGCTCTGTCCATCCGGCAGCTAACCAAAACCTACGGCAACGGTTTCCAGGCCCTGAGTGGTATCGATCTGGATGTCGCCGAAGGTGACTTCTTCGCCTTGCTCGGCCCGAACGGCGCCGGCAAATCCACGACCATCGGCATTCTCTCGACCCTGGTGAACAAGACCAGCGGCACAGTGAATATCTTCGGCCACGACCTGGACAGGAATCCTGCGCAGCTCAAGCGCTCCATCGGCGTGGTGCCTCAGGAGTTCAACTTCAACCAGTTCGAAAAGACCTTCGACATCGTCGTGACCCAGGCCGGCTACTACGGCATCCCGGCGAAAATCGCCAAGGAACGCGCCGAACAGTACCTGACCCAGCTCGGCCTGTGGGACAAGAAGGACGTGCCGTCGCGTTCACTGTCCGGCGGCATGAAGCGTCGCCTGATGATCGCCCGCGCGCTGGTTCATGAACCGCGCCTGCTGATCCTCGACGAACCGACTGCCGGGGTGGACATCGAGCTGCGTCGCTCAATGTGGAGCTTCCTCACCGAGCTGAACCAGAAAGGCATCACCATCATCCTCACGACCCACTACCTGGAAGAGGCTGAGCAGTTGTGCCGCAACATCGGCATCATCGACCACGGCACCATCGTCGAGAACACCAGCATGAAGCAGTTGCTCAGCCAATTGCATGTGGAAACGTTCCTGCTGGATATGAAGAACACGTTGCAAGTGGCGCCTCAGTTGCTCGGCTACCCGTCCCGGCTGATCGACAGCCACACCCTGGAAGTCCAGGTGGACAAATCCATGGGCATCACCGCGCTGTTCACCCAGTTGGCGCAGCAGAACATCGAAGTACTGAGCCTGCGCAACAAAACCAATCGGCTTGAGGAGTTGTTCGTGTCCCTGGTGGAGAAAAATCTGTCGAAGGTGGCGGTATGA
- a CDS encoding glutathione S-transferase: MLKIWGRKNSSNVRKPLWAAEELGLAYEAIDAGGAFGVVDTPDYRAMNPNGRVPVIEDDGFVLWESNAIVRYLMALHADGTAWYPNNLKARATADKWMDWTTSSFAGPFRTVFWGVLRTPADQQDWPAIKAAIKECETLLAMADQALANKPYLSGDEIGMGDIPLGSFIYAWFEMPIERAPQPNLQAWYARLKQRPAYRKAVMTALT; the protein is encoded by the coding sequence ATGCTGAAGATCTGGGGTCGGAAAAACTCGTCGAATGTCAGAAAACCATTGTGGGCCGCCGAAGAGCTGGGGCTGGCCTATGAGGCGATCGATGCCGGTGGCGCCTTTGGTGTCGTCGATACGCCCGACTACCGCGCCATGAATCCCAATGGTCGCGTGCCTGTCATTGAAGACGACGGTTTTGTGTTGTGGGAATCCAACGCCATCGTGCGTTACCTGATGGCCTTGCATGCCGACGGCACGGCCTGGTACCCGAACAATCTTAAGGCCCGCGCCACTGCCGACAAGTGGATGGACTGGACCACTTCGAGCTTTGCCGGCCCGTTCCGCACCGTGTTCTGGGGCGTGCTGCGTACCCCGGCAGACCAGCAGGACTGGCCCGCCATCAAGGCGGCGATCAAGGAATGCGAGACGTTGCTGGCGATGGCCGATCAGGCGTTGGCGAACAAGCCCTACCTATCCGGAGACGAGATCGGCATGGGCGATATTCCCTTGGGCAGTTTCATTTATGCCTGGTTCGAGATGCCGATCGAGCGTGCGCCACAACCGAATCTGCAGGCCTGGTACGCACGGTTGAAACAGCGTCCGGCGTATCGGAAGGCCGTCATGACCGCGTTGACTTAA
- a CDS encoding transglutaminase family protein — translation MHEYLSPGRFIDSDHPSVVEFAEKHRGASRDPLEQAISLYYAVREAVRYNPYTFSRDPQTLCGSYALAAGESYCVPKATLLAGAARHCGIPARIGLADVRNHLSTPRLLELLKSDMFAMHGYTEFYLQDRWVKATPAFNRKLCDLFNVAPLEFDGINDSVFHPFNRDGAKLMEYLVDHGQFADVPEAFFFEHLEKCYPHLFGEQQQALLGDMQSDLSRA, via the coding sequence ATGCACGAGTATCTGAGTCCCGGCCGCTTCATCGATAGTGACCATCCGTCCGTCGTGGAGTTCGCCGAAAAGCACCGTGGCGCCAGTCGCGATCCGCTGGAGCAGGCGATCAGTCTCTATTACGCCGTGCGCGAAGCGGTGCGCTACAACCCGTATACATTCAGTCGCGATCCGCAAACCTTGTGCGGCAGTTATGCGTTGGCGGCCGGGGAGAGTTACTGCGTGCCCAAGGCTACGCTGCTAGCAGGTGCAGCGCGGCATTGCGGGATTCCCGCCCGGATCGGCCTGGCGGATGTGCGCAATCATTTGTCGACGCCACGGCTGCTTGAGTTGCTCAAGAGCGACATGTTCGCCATGCACGGCTACACCGAGTTCTATTTGCAGGATCGCTGGGTCAAGGCGACGCCAGCGTTCAACCGCAAACTCTGCGATCTGTTCAATGTGGCGCCGCTGGAGTTCGACGGGATCAACGACAGTGTTTTTCATCCCTTCAACCGCGATGGCGCGAAGCTGATGGAGTACCTCGTCGATCACGGCCAGTTCGCCGACGTACCTGAAGCGTTCTTTTTCGAACACCTGGAAAAATGCTATCCGCACCTGTTCGGCGAGCAACAGCAAGCGCTGTTGGGTGACATGCAGAGCGATTTGAGTCGCGCCTGA